One genomic window of Salvia miltiorrhiza cultivar Shanhuang (shh) chromosome 4, IMPLAD_Smil_shh, whole genome shotgun sequence includes the following:
- the LOC131023103 gene encoding amino acid transporter AVT3C-like, which yields MGIKKLNDDGSSSSHSLPRVETPLLFGHGSGGKPIVLSSQPKTFANVFIAIVGAGMLRLAYTFMHIGWLTNLVMVFVVSILTYHDMMFLVHTRRRIEESTRCSSSTKIASFGDLGFIMCGCIGRSTVDLMIILSQAGFYVGYLIFIGDTLANLFTSSPALAAASMIWSISAKSLYIWRCFPFELALNSIPSPRLSAVSFSGSSLN from the coding sequence ATGGGGATCAAAAAGCTGAACGACGATGGCAGTTCGTCCTCGCACTCACTGCCGCGAGTAGAGACCCCGCTCTTGTTTGGCCACGGCAGCGGCGGCAAGCCCATCGTCCTCTCCTCTCAACCGAAAACATTCGCCAATGTCTTCATCGCCATCGTCGGCGCCGGCATGCTCAGACTCGCGTACACATTCATGCACATCGGCTGGCTCACCAACCTCGTCATGGTCTTCGTCGTCTCCATCCTCACCTACCACGACATGATGTTTCTCGTCCACACCCGCAGGAGGATCGAGGAATCCACCCGCTGCTCCTCCTCTACCAAAATCGCATCCTTCGGCGATTTAGGGTTCATCATGTGCGGATGCATCGGCAGATCCACCGTCGATCTGATGATCATCCTCTCCCAAGCTGGATTCTACGTCGGTTACCTAATATTCATTGGCGACACCCTCGCCAATTTGTTCACCTCTTCCCCGGCGCTCGCCGCAGCCTCTATGATTTGGAGTATTTCAGCTAAGAGCTTATACATTTGGAGATGCTTCCCCTTCGAATTGGCATTGAATTCGATCCCCTCGCCGAGACTATCCGCAGTGTCGTTTTCAGGATCTTCTCTAAATTGA